The genomic region ACGAGACGAGCAGGGTCATGTACCACGGGTTGTCGTCGAGCGGCCGCGCCGTGATCTGCACGTTCTTGCCGCGCAGGTTCTTCACGAGGTCGGGATCGTCGGGCGCGTAGGTGTGGAAGGCCTTCTTCTCCTTCCCCGCGTTGTCGGCGTACTTGCCGGTGATCTCCTGCCCCTTGATGGTGACCTCTTTCACCTTCCCGTCGTCGACGTCCCTGGAGAACGTCGAGAAGGAGACCTCCTCGAACTCGACCTTCTTGGTGTTGAAGGTGTTGAAGAGGAAGACCATCCCCAGGGCGATGAGCATCCATATCGCCAGGTTTCTATAGAACTGGTTCAAGCGCACGGTTCTCCTTGATGTCGGGGAATCGAAAATCCTCCCGGATAGTAACTTATTATTTTAGCACAGGATCGGTTCTTGTCTATTTCGACGCGCGGATCCGCAGAAGCGCGGTCTTCCGGGTCTCCGGGGTCACCGGGGCGTGGGCGGAACGGAGGACGCCGGGGATCCAGAGGATCGCGCCTTCCGCGTCGCAGAGAACGGGGCGCCCCCACCGATCGTCCCGCGGGATCTTCCGGTCGATCAGGATCTCTTTCACCTTCTTCTCGCCGTCCCGCGCATTCCCGCCGGCGTCGCTGCCGAACGGCCGGATCCGGTCCCCGGCCCGCAAGGGGCGAACCGTGAGCGGCAATGTAAGGCCGGCCGCGTCGAACACCTCGGCGTCACCGATCGCCGCGAGGCGCTTCGCCTGCGCCGGAGGTATCTTCTCCCCGGCTTCCCAGGCGAACGTAACGATCCCGCTCTTTTGACCGAACGGAATATCGTACTCCCCGGGGGCGGCGATCATGATCGGGGGAGAGGTGCGTCTCCCGTGGGAGATTTCTCCCTGTACGAAGAGCGCCTCTTCGTACAGGTTGGCCAGTTTCCACCCCTTGCCTGCGTTCACGCTTGCGGAGGGACTCCCGGTAGAGACGCTCTTGTCCATCGCCTTGAGCAATCGTTCGTTCGGCGCGACTCCGAGCCGATCGAAGCAGATCCTCTGGAGGATCTTCACCCGCAGGGCGGAAGGGAGCGCGGAGAACGTTTTTCTTCGGAAAGAGAAGCCACCACGGCTTTCCTGACCAGGTCCTGCATTCCCTGGCTGCGGTGAACCGCTCCGGTTCGCCTTCCCGCCTGAAGACAGTTTCAGATTCCTCCGGATCCACCTGCCCGCCTCGGTCTCGAGATAGTCGTCGAGCTCGCGGAACCGCTCCCCCAAGGTGAAGATCCGTTTCTTCACCGCCTTGCCGTACCGCTTCACCAGTAAAGGGATCAGAACGTGCCGGATCCAGTTCCGTTCGAACCGCGTGTCGAAGTTCGACCGGTCGATCCGGTACCGGATCCTGTTTTTTTTTAAATACCTTACTATATCTTCCTTCCATACATCGAGAATCGGACGTTCGATCCCGCCCTCGATCTCCCGTGGGATCCCCTTGAGACCGGCGATCCCCGCCCCCTCGAAGACCCGCATCAGGATCGTCTCGACCTGGTCGTCCGCCGTGTGAGCCAGCGCGATCGCCTCCGCCCCGACCTTTTCGGAAAGATCCTTCAGAAACCGGTACCGGGCGTCTCTTGCCCGATTCTCGAACCCCGGAGGAAACCGTCCGAGGTTTCGTGCGCGTCCGCCACGGTTCATCTTGTCCTTCCACTTCAATACCGTCATTCCGATCCCGAAAGAATTGCAGATTTCATCAACCAATAGGTGATCCTTTTCGGAATCCTTTCCGCGGGTTCCGTAATTCACGTGTCCGACCGTCACCCGGGTCCCCTTCCCACCGGAAAGTTTCTTCCGCAAAAGGTAGACCGAATCCGGTCCGCCGGAAACCGCTACGACGACCGCCCTTTCCCTGGATCCTTTTCCTGCAGGCATCGCGTCCGGTTCCGGCGCCCCCATCATCGATATTGTCTGTCGCGACGATCCGATGTTCCCTGTCTCTTGCAGTTTACTGCGATTCATCGCTTTGGAATCGAAATTTACTCGACTCCTTCGATCTTCCCCATAAGAAGCGTTATTTGCCGATAGTTGGAATATCCTTTCCCATTCATGTTGGGCTCACGGTGGAGAACGAAAGACATCGCCGGAGAATCCCCTGATAATGCAGGGGAATAATAATGCGGGTCAGAGTACGGCCATTTGGCATATCTGTTGCTAATTTATCGAACGTAAGGGATGTTCACCAAGCACCGTTGGAGGCATCGATGAAATGTTCCTTTCCGAAGAGCTTGCGGGGAATCGGCATCATCTGCCTTCTCCTCTTCTTCATCTTCTCCACCACGCCGTTTTCCTCCGGGGAAGCTCTCGAAAGCGGAGGGAGGGTCGCGACACACGGTTTCGGACCCGGCACGATGGTCCTCCTGGGGGGCATATTGGTTGGATTTGCCGGATGGGCAAGGAATAAGTACAACAAGTAGTTTCGTTTTCATTCCATTCATCGACGGTCACTTGTAGGCAATTTTCTGGACAAAAGTGGTAACATGCTGTATGCATTTTCGTTGCATCAATGTGTTCGATTCGTATTTATTTATTATTCTTATGTTTTTCCCCGGGATGGGAGGAAAGAGATCGGGCCTGATTATTGCTGATTGATTTACGACATGATGAATATCGGCACGATGAACTTCAAGAGGGAAAACATGGCTGCGATCGACATGAAGAATCTCCCTTTATGCACCATCGATTTCCCGCTCGAAATCTCCCCCGAAGAAATCGGCTCCCTGGCCGGACCGGTCAACACCCTCCTTAAAAGCAGTTTTCTCCTCGGGACGTCGCTGGAGACCGAGACGATCTTTCAATCCCTGTTCGACATCGCCGAGGAGATCGCCGGCGCCGAAGCGTCCGGTGTTCTCCTTCGCCCCGACGACCGCTCCGTTCCGCTGCGCCTGTTCGCAAGCCGCCACATCGATTCCGTCCCACCCGAGGAGAAAACCCCTCTCCTTTTCGCACCGGGAGACGTGGCGCGGCACTTCGAGAAACCCGTCCTCCTCGATTCGGAGAAGGAGTCCGTCTTCCGGCCGATCTGCGAGGCGTGGTCCTCGCACTCCCTCGTCGTTTTCCCCTTGCGGGAGGACCGGGATATCGTCGGCGCCCTGGTGTTCGGGAAAATGGGATCCCACCCGTTCACCGATGTCCAGGTAAAACTTCTCCTGGCGCTTGCGATGCAGGCCCAGAATCACCTCCAGAGAAACGGACCCATCAACGCGAAATCGGTCTACTCCTTCCTCGAACCGTTAACGCACCTGTACAACCGGTCGTACTTCGACATCCAACTGGGAAAGGAGATCCTTCGCTCCCGTCGCTCCGGGGAGTCGTTCAGCCTCTTCAAGCTCGACATCGACGGTTTCAGGGAATACAAGGATCGTTTCAAGAGCGCCTCGGGAGAGATCGCTTTGCAGGAATTCGCGGGAATCCTGGGAGGGGCCGTCAGGGAGGTGGACACCGTCGCTCACCTGGGAGGAAGCAATTTCGCGGTGATCCTTCTCGAAAGCGACACCGCCGGCGCCCTCTCGCTGGCGAACCGGATCATCCAGCGTTTCCACCGGCACCTTCTCCCCGGGATCGACGGCTCGCGGACCGAGCGATTGAACGCCAGTATCGGCATCGCCTCCTTTCCGGCCAACTCCTTCGACCTCGACGACCTGCTCTCGAAGGTCGAACGCGCCCTCCATGCGGCCAGGGAGCGGGGGGGGGGGCAGGCGTGTCTTTACCACGAGATCGC from Deltaproteobacteria bacterium CG2_30_66_27 harbors:
- a CDS encoding tRNA lysidine(34) synthetase TilS, which encodes MMGAPEPDAMPAGKGSRERAVVVAVSGGPDSVYLLRKKLSGGKGTRVTVGHVNYGTRGKDSEKDHLLVDEICNSFGIGMTVLKWKDKMNRGGRARNLGRFPPGFENRARDARYRFLKDLSEKVGAEAIALAHTADDQVETILMRVFEGAGIAGLKGIPREIEGGIERPILDVWKEDIVRYLKKNRIRYRIDRSNFDTRFERNWIRHVLIPLLVKRYGKAVKKRIFTLGERFRELDDYLETEAGRWIRRNLKLSSGGKANRSGSPQPGNAGPGQESRGGFSFRRKTFSALPSALRVKILQRICFDRLGVAPNERLLKAMDKSVSTGSPSASVNAGKGWKLANLYEEALFVQGEISHGRRTSPPIMIAAPGEYDIPFGQKSGIVTFAWEAGEKIPPAQAKRLAAIGDAEVFDAAGLTLPLTVRPLRAGDRIRPFGSDAGGNARDGEKKVKEILIDRKIPRDDRWGRPVLCDAEGAILWIPGVLRSAHAPVTPETRKTALLRIRASK